In the genome of Maniola jurtina chromosome 3, ilManJurt1.1, whole genome shotgun sequence, one region contains:
- the LOC123880616 gene encoding uncharacterized protein LOC123880616, translating into MSPINKFNSDIFLFISGKLVSTKWNNIRDSWLKTVKKQKDESKSGSSAKKTRNYLYHEQLMFLKKVSEPRPPHESGSKKARTETEVGMESDFRSSLIKDKRTIDNKEVNEKMSKFLDSRMNPEKENHHLSFFKGIIPVLNTLTIEETLEFQASVLTMLQKIKSRNYERENYGHWRHYNQMTGPDQYTRSGYYTHPNQQATPTQDQHSGYSTTPIPSTSSQIPVNPVSPTASTHSIYSQESEYLDFEGF; encoded by the coding sequence atgtcaccaataaataaattcaattctgatatttttttatttatttcaggaaAACTGGTTTCAACTAAATGGAATAATATACGAGATTCATGGCTTAAGACGGtgaaaaaacaaaaagatgAGTCTAAATCTGGATCTTCGGCCAAAAAGACACGAAATTATTTATATCACGAGCAattaatgtttttgaaaaaggtctCCGAACCTCGACCGCCTCATGAGTCGGGTTCAAAAAAAGCAAGAACCGAGACTGAAGTAGGCATGGAATCAGATTTTCGTTCATCTTTAATTAAAGATAaaagaacaattgataataaagAAGTAAATGAGAAGATGTCAAAGTTTTTGGATTCCAGAATGAACCCAGAAAAAGAAAACCATCATCTTTCTTTTTTCAAAGGCATTATACCAGTCTTGAACACTTTAACTATCGAAGAGACTTTAGAATTTCAAGCCAGCGTCCTGACAATGttgcaaaaaattaaaagtaggaATTATGAGAGAGAGAATTACGGACATTGGCGTCATTATAATCAGATGACCGGACCAGATCAGTATACTCGCTCTGGATACTACACACATCCTAATCAACAGGCGACACCTACGCAAGATCAACACTCTGGATACTCTACAACACCTATACCATCAACTTCTTCCCAAATTCCAGTGAATCCAGTTTCGCCAACAGCATCTACTCATTCCATATACTCCCAAGAGTCAgaatatttagattttgaagGGTTTTAA